In the genome of Deltaproteobacteria bacterium, one region contains:
- a CDS encoding acetyl-CoA acetyltransferase encodes MNPQAIRDKVAIVGMGCCKFGENWDKDPQDMIVEAAYEAYEDAGLEDPHKQIEAVFCGAQYPSKGTAEVA; translated from the coding sequence ATGAACCCCCAGGCCATCCGTGACAAGGTCGCCATCGTCGGCATGGGCTGCTGCAAGTTCGGCGAGAACTGGGACAAGGACCCGCAGGACATGATCGTCGAGGCGGCCTACGAGGCGTACGAGGACGCCGGCCTCGAGGATCCGCACAAGCAGATCGAGGCCGTCTTCTGCGGCGCGCAGTATCCGTCGAAGGGGACGGCCGAGGTGGCCG